In a genomic window of Cardiocondyla obscurior isolate alpha-2009 linkage group LG08, Cobs3.1, whole genome shotgun sequence:
- the LOC139104624 gene encoding RAB11-binding protein RELCH homolog, translated as MASIFEEIKESLTANSKGCAAPRTSMSYEDIATKLLNEKLFLTALELHAELCEAGKELPILKEFFSNPNNFESSNIKPEPYTSMPRSSSQATLDSLDMTRYSEDGAGVDERVAILEFELRKAKENISALRANLTVVTELENTLKTPDKSSAKNLAAELPIKPHEQKALNFLINEYLLARLYKLTSITFSDECENQDFEDWQDVGLNIPKPTELLQIYREYMRANGYDTPLSTSVAVQTDFVIENIEEKEESQEMAEQIERLQQQIAVLEQEKSAFQEIISSKENAIENPIKSGSCGTIRTINSNSTTPDKFELLEPLPRDMSTTTQEPEEDDSASAIVSLDETDPGDKEWTRLQLPRVNITEKSSTLSTASSRDLPVKFKSEIATHCIANIAGSLISSVEESLKRGITRDTLVDILAYTLPRVVPNIILNKREEIIPLILSTIYLHSNSSEREKLLQLLFNLKKRPQEDERQMILAGLIVMTKFAEEPLETEEILTICWEQSQHKYPERRLLAVECCSVLASYTSVDIRNSLMLSMLQQMLLEDKDPIVRTSVVRSLALLIALMDDPDKYFQCEELVLTALHDTSSMVVETASSILLPVLAQWALSLKRLHLNLLPRIILKVKNQLKPAHSQSSPNKDYVNEEKLTPSINILQCILPYTVLCVANVDTVRACIKDDTSSELSEEFLALCHSNITDPRIFYEDSVDVGVLLNTFFSRAWEDTSWPELEWFTKKLVFDVLDMVKSVDTTQENVLKTLLTYIYSLCVGFGKYITHSRIQTVFSMEVSELEKQLTTLSAEKKTMSLPLIPSYLVILSILDFTELANYFKQFLVVLSMSGTSISCLQIAASILCAREQTQEYVLASLWDGVMHQRSSVRCATATLFGSIITYISDRLANAKIVPAIVTLASDPEVDVRCAAISTMGRIITECKVREARDKARLTLETIAKDPQELSPILATSLVSTFTVVAPTCPQNYIEDIIATHLSTIASFALQQNRKIELVNALVEAYSVLVYCPLSSQCVSGVVLPGLRNLEILVNQCLPQQKDAVRSLMREAESRQDLSKPVDRPLSTSSGLSLSMATVNVGQGVEDMRQRMSKIFQQKTGSPGMPNIFRKK; from the exons ATGGCGAGTATTTTCGAGGAAATAAAGGAATCTCTGACTGCGAACAGCAAAG GATGCGCAGCTCCAAGGACGTCAATGTCCTACGAAGACATAGCCACAAAACTTCTCAATGAGAAGCTTTTTTTAACTGCTCTGGAATTACACGCCGAATTATGCGAAGCAGGCAAAGAGCTGCCTATCCTTAAAGAATTCTTTTCAAATCCAAACAACTTTGAAAGCTCAAATATCAAACCAGAGCCATATACTTCAATgc ccAGGTCTTCTAGTCAGGCAACTTTGGACTCATTGGATATGACTCGATATTCGGAGGATGGAGCAGGCGTTGATGAAAGAGTAGCCATTCTTGAGTTTGAATTACGCAAAgctaaagaaaatatttctgcattaCGTGCTAATTTAACTGTAGTGACGG aattggAAAATACATTGAAAACACCAGATAAAAGTTCTGCAAAGAATTTGGCTGCTGAGCTGCCTATAAAACCACATGAGCAGAAagcattaaattttcttattaatgaATATCTACTAGCGAGGTTGTACAAGCTCACTTCAATCACTTTTAGCGATGAATGTGAGAATCAGGATTTCGAAGATTGGCAGGATGTAGGATTAAATATTCCCAAACCCACAGAGTTATTACAGATATATCGGGAATATATGAGAGCGAACGGATACGATACACCCTTATCCACAAGTGTTGCCGTGCAAACAGATTTTGTTATCGAGAATATTGAGGAGAAGGAGGAATCTCAAGAAATg GCTGAACAGATCGAAAGATTACAACAGCAGATTGCAGTGTTGGAACAAGAAAAATCTGCTTTTCAGGAAATTATTTCGTCAAAGGAAAACGCTATAGAAAATCCGATAAAA TCCGGTAGCTGTGGAACTATTCGGACTATTAATTCGAACTCTACAACTCCTGATAAGTTTGAGCTACTTGAACCATTACCGAGAGATATGTCGACCACTACTCAGGAACCGGAAGAAGACGATAGTGCTTCCGCGATAGTTAGCTTAGACGAAACGGATCCAGGAGATAAAGAATGGACCAGGCTACAATTACCTAGAGTAAATATTACAGAGAAATCTTCTACCTTATCAACCGCATCCTCCag AGATTTAccagttaaatttaaatcggaAATAGCGACACATTGTATAGCGAATATTGCGGGATCATTAATATCGTCGGTGGAAGAATCATTGAAACGTGGAATCACCAGGGATACATTAGTTGATATTTTAGCATATACCCTGCCTCGTGTAGTACCCAATATTATTCTTAATAAGCGCGAAGAAATTATTCCCCTGATACTCAGCACAATCTATCTTCATTCCAATTCCAGCGAGAGGGAAAAATTGTTgcaattgttatttaatttaaaaaaaaggccaCAAGAAGATGAGCGGCAAATGATATTGGCGG gTTTAATTGTAATGACAAAATTTGCTGAAGAACCTTTGGAAACAgaagaaattttaacaatttgttGGGAACAAAGCCAACACAAATATCCAGAGAGAAGATTATTAGCTGTTGAATGTTGCTCCGTATTAGCGTCTTATACTTCAGTGGACATCAGAAACTCGTTAATGTTATCAATGTTGCAACAGATGTTGTTGGAGGATAAGGATCCCATTGTACGAACTAGTGTAGTGAGAAGTCTTGCGCTACTTATAGCTTTAATGGACGATCCTGATAAGTACTTCCaa tgCGAGGAATTGGTATTAACAGCACTCCATGACACATCATCGATGGTTGTTGAAACGGCGTCGTCGATATTGTTACCAGTTTTGGCACAATGGGCATTATCTCTGAAGAGGCTGCATCTAAATCTGCTGccacgtataattttaaaagttaaaaatcaGCTAAAACCAGCGCACTCTCAATCTTCGCCAAACAAGGATTATGTCAACGAGGAAAAGTTGACACCATCGATCAATATTCTGCAGTGTATCTTACCTTATACGGTCCTGTGTGTTGCCAACGTCGATACGGTGCGAGCTTGTATCAAGGACGATACGTCGTCAGAATTGT CCGAGGAATTTCTGGCGTTATGTCATTCCAATATCACCGATCCGAGGATATTCTACGAGGACTCTGTCGATGTCGGTGTTCTTCTCAATACCTTCTTCTCTAGAGCTTGGGAGGATACATCCTGGCCAGAATTAGAATGGTTTacgaaaaaatt agTATTTGATGTTTTGGATATGGTGAAATCTGTGGATACAACTCAGGAAAATGTTTTGAAAACCCTTCTtacgtatatttattcattatgtGTAGGCTTTGGGAAATATATCACACATTCGAgg ataCAGACAGTATTTTCCATGGAAGTATCGGAACTTGAAAAGCAACTAACAACACTATCAGCTGAAAAGAAAACTATGAGCCTTCCGTTAATCCCAAGTTACTTAGTGATTCTGAGTATTCTCGATTTCACAGAGCTCGCAAACTATTTCAAACAATTCCTTGTGGTTTTATCGATGAGCGGCACTAGCATATCTTGCTTACAAATCGCTGCCAGTATTTTATGCGCTCGTGAACAAACACAGGAATATGTTCTTGCTAGTCTGTGGGACG GTGTAATGCATCAAAGGTCCTCTGTAAGGTGCGCAACAGCGACATTATTCGGTTCCATTATTACGTACATCTCGGATCGATTAGCAAATGCCAAAATCGTACCAGCCATCGTAACCCTTGCCAGCGATCCTGAAGT tgACGTACGTTGTGCTGCAATCTCCACCATGGGCCGTATAATAACAGAATGCAAAGTAAGGGAAGCGCGTGATAAAGCACGTTTAACGTTAGAAACGATCGCGAAAGATCCTCAGGAACTCTCTCCAATTTTGGCCACGTCGTTAGTATCCACGTTTACGGTCGTCGCTCCTACCTGTCCGCAGAATTATATAGAAGACA taATAGCGACGCATTTGTCAACGATTGCTTCGTTCGCACTTCAACAGAATCGTAAGATCGAATTGGTAAACGCTTTAGTGGAGGCATATTCCGTATTGGTTTATTGTCCGCTAAGTAGTCAATGCGTTTCCGGAGTAGTGTTACCGGGACTAAGAAATCTCGAAATCTTAGTAAATCAATGCCTACCTCAGCAAAAAGACGCGGTGCGTTCTTTAATGAGAGAAGCGGAATCCAGACAAGATTTGTCGAAGCCAGTTGACAg ACCACTCTCAACGAGTTCCGGACTCTCTTTGTCGATGGCGACAGTAAATGTCGGCCAAGGCGTCGAGGATATGCGGCAAAGGATGAGCAAGATCTTTCAACAGAAAACTGGATCGCCTGGCATGCCGAATATTTTCCGCAAGAAGTAA
- the Larp4b gene encoding la-related protein 4 isoform X2: protein MNGDIGKLPPGAVYPASPEPLGPQVAGAIGGGVPNIDYGVMNGAPSGSELILDAGVGSLEPSPQHAISMHGGAVGYSPVDVAALGDASTAPPSVPMTDLNIPGIPLEQLKQMLSSQLEYYFSRENLANDTYLLSQMDNDQYVPIWTVANFNQVKKLTKDIKLITEVLRESPNVQVDEEGQKVRPNHKRCIVILREIPDNTPLEDVKNLFSGEGCPRFISCEFAHNSSWYVTFESDEDAQKAYRFLREEVREFQGKPIMARIKAKPMNRLPMPTVAGVSGIKNGYRTPPPPPVYDPSSYTAGQQRFLYTNGTTMPQTTIPAYANQVVYQSFYPTGMMPWGPTSPAYFEMPNVFTMNGITPHNTFTRSNTRYNPRPRTKQRNGSDRSCLIDPANPSNNSNNHHHHHHHHHHHHHQPSSMPPLSNRSSHPSMTGGVGSGGNNNVSLSSATSTYHASSLPPSKPPASSSSSSYQSGTKFHSSSSAVSSVEHVKGASSSLSSAQDQDTTTAVEPSSTSSSSAPSFARHHRIHRRTKDQDTKATTGNNHSLPAIKESLPTSGGSGNNSNCGSSRSSGVQFDLEAAAFPPLPGLDTDHGKTSTDVGSGGSAGAVGIESSSQNRLSDVVKGTAKLKAVVKDKESGHQPQSQLQQQQQPVASVPAAANTASRSASPGASTGAEAQGCVTTSTNSANATHILNPPTANNENTSSTDAAALSTVALTPPSSPDKSVKTDDSNMVNGVDDAVVANTHLPAVATSTITTATTTTTAMTATLAAATTDDGETMTRCDCNNVVVPPSTASSQNSQSQTGVASAFPIDLTRPSYAQVAQHCRELPCTKHKTDERDRNV, encoded by the exons ATGAATGGGGACATCGGGAAGCTGCCACCGGGGGCGGTCTACCCAGCCTCCCCTGAACCTCTGGGTCCACAGGTTGCAGGCGCAATTGGTGGTGGTGTGCCTAATATAGACTACGGAGTCATGAACGGTGCACCGAGTGGCAGTGAATTGATTCTTGACGCTGGTGTCGGCAGCCTGGAACCCTCGCCTCAACACGCTATAAGCATGCACGGAGGCGCTGTGGGATATAGTCCAGTGGATGTTGCCGCATTGGGCGACGCTTCTACCGCTCCACCATCTGTCCCGATGACGGATCTAAATATTCCTGGCATACCTTTGGAGCAGCTTAAACAAATGCTCTCGTCACAACTTGAGTACTATTTCTCCAG AGAGAATTTAGCCAACGATACCTATTTGTTATCACAAATGGATAATGATCAGTATGTGCCGATATGGACAGTAGCAAATTTTAACCAAGTGAAAAAATTGACGAAAGACATTAAACTCATAACTGAGGTGCTTAGAGAGTCTCCCAATGTTCAAGTTGATGAGGAGGGACAGAAAGTTAGGCCCAATCACAAACGATGTATTGTGATACTTCGTGAGATACCGGATAATACTCCGCTGGAAGATGTAAAG aatttattttctggGGAAGGATGCCCGAGGTTTATTTCGTGCGAGTTTGCTCACAATAGTTCGTGGTATGTGACATTCGAGTCGGACGAGGATGCTCAAAAGGCCTACCGGTTTTTACGTGAAGAGGTTCGAGAATTTCAG gGAAAGCCGATAATGGCAAGAATCAAAGCTAAACCAATGAACAGGCTACCGATGCCAACGGTAGCAGGTGTAAGTGGTATAAAGAATGGCTACAGAACTCCACCCCCTCCTCCTGTCTATGATCCAAGCAGTTACACGGCTGGACAGCAACGTTTTCTCTATACGAATGGCACGACCATGCCTCAAACAACTATACCGGCGTACGCAAACCAGGTCGTTTAT caATCGTTTTATCCAACCGGTATGATGCCTTGGGGACCAACTAGTCCCGCTTATTTCGAAATGCCCAATGTCTTTACGATGAACGGAATCACGCCGCACAATACGTTCACACGTTCAAACACAAGATACAATCCTCGACCTAG aactAAACAAAGAAACGGTTCCGATCGAAGCTGTTTAATAGACCCGGCCAATCCCAGCAACAACAGTAACAATcatcatcaccatcatcaccatcatcaCCACCACCATCATCAGCCATCGTCTATGCCGCCGTTAAGTAATCGTAGCTCTCATCCTTCTATGACCGGCGGCGTTGGCAGTGGTGGTAACAATAACGTGTCTCTGAGCTCTGCTACATCCACTTATCATGCTTCGAGTTTGCCTCCTTCGAAACCGCCTGCctcttcatcttcttcttcctACCAGTCCGGCACAAAGTTCCATTCTTCGTCGTCCGCCGTGTCGTCTGTTGAGCACGTAAAGGGAGCTTCCTCCTCGTTGTCCTCCGCGCAGGACCAGGACACAACAACGGCGGTCGAACCCTCCTCCACATCCTCCTCCTCGGCGCCTTCGTTTGCCCGTCACCACCGTATCCATCGCAGGACCAAAGATCAGGACACGAAGGCAACAACCGGGAACAATCATTCGTTGCCGGCAATTAAGGAATCCTTGCCCACGAGTGGAGGTAGCGGTAATAATAGCAACTGTGGCAGCAGTCGCAGTAGCGGAGTGCAGTTTGATCTTGAGGCAGCTGCTTTTCCGCCTCTACCCGGCCTTGACACCGACCACGGCAAAACGTCAACCGACGTAGGTAGCGGTGGTAGTGCCGGCGCTGTCGGCATAGAGTCTTCATCTCAGAATCGATTATCTGACGTTGTCAAGGGTACCGCCAAGCTTAAGGCTGTTGTCAAGGACAAAGAAAGTGGCCACCAACCACAATCTCAATTACAGCAACAGCAACAACCAGTAGCGTCTGTACCAGCAGCGGCGAACACTGCTAGTAGATCTGCTAGTCCTGGAGCGAGTACCGGAGCAGAAGCGCAGGGATGCGTTACTACATCGACGAATTCTGCGAACGCCACGCATATCCTTAATCCGCCGACAGCCAACAACGAGAATACGTCGTCGACCGACGCTGCCGCACTCAGCACAGTCGCGCTCACTCCCCCGTCATCTCCTGATAA ATCTGTAAAGACTGACGACTCGAACATGGTGAACGGTGTGGACGACGCTGTAGTTGCGAATACACATCTGCCGGCGGTGGCCACGTCGACGATAACGACGGCTACGACGACGACAACAGCGATGACGGCAACGTTAGCCGCAGCGACCACAGACGATGGCGAGACTATGACCAGGTGCGACTGTAACAACGTCGTCGTCCCTCCTTCTACTGCCTCTTCACAAAACTCCCAATCACAAACTGGAGTGGCCTCTGCCTTCCCTATA GATCTTACGAGGCCAAGCTATGCCCAAGTAGCACAACATTGCCGCGAGCTACCTTGTACAAAACACAAAACGGACGAAAGGGatagaaatgtttaa
- the Larp4b gene encoding la-related protein 4 isoform X1: protein MSGDFGYVYMNGDIGKLPPGAVYPASPEPLGPQVAGAIGGGVPNIDYGVMNGAPSGSELILDAGVGSLEPSPQHAISMHGGAVGYSPVDVAALGDASTAPPSVPMTDLNIPGIPLEQLKQMLSSQLEYYFSRENLANDTYLLSQMDNDQYVPIWTVANFNQVKKLTKDIKLITEVLRESPNVQVDEEGQKVRPNHKRCIVILREIPDNTPLEDVKNLFSGEGCPRFISCEFAHNSSWYVTFESDEDAQKAYRFLREEVREFQGKPIMARIKAKPMNRLPMPTVAGVSGIKNGYRTPPPPPVYDPSSYTAGQQRFLYTNGTTMPQTTIPAYANQVVYQSFYPTGMMPWGPTSPAYFEMPNVFTMNGITPHNTFTRSNTRYNPRPRTKQRNGSDRSCLIDPANPSNNSNNHHHHHHHHHHHHHQPSSMPPLSNRSSHPSMTGGVGSGGNNNVSLSSATSTYHASSLPPSKPPASSSSSSYQSGTKFHSSSSAVSSVEHVKGASSSLSSAQDQDTTTAVEPSSTSSSSAPSFARHHRIHRRTKDQDTKATTGNNHSLPAIKESLPTSGGSGNNSNCGSSRSSGVQFDLEAAAFPPLPGLDTDHGKTSTDVGSGGSAGAVGIESSSQNRLSDVVKGTAKLKAVVKDKESGHQPQSQLQQQQQPVASVPAAANTASRSASPGASTGAEAQGCVTTSTNSANATHILNPPTANNENTSSTDAAALSTVALTPPSSPDKSVKTDDSNMVNGVDDAVVANTHLPAVATSTITTATTTTTAMTATLAAATTDDGETMTRCDCNNVVVPPSTASSQNSQSQTGVASAFPIDLTRPSYAQVAQHCRELPCTKHKTDERDRNV, encoded by the exons ATGAGCGGTGATTTCG GGTACGTTTACATGAATGGGGACATCGGGAAGCTGCCACCGGGGGCGGTCTACCCAGCCTCCCCTGAACCTCTGGGTCCACAGGTTGCAGGCGCAATTGGTGGTGGTGTGCCTAATATAGACTACGGAGTCATGAACGGTGCACCGAGTGGCAGTGAATTGATTCTTGACGCTGGTGTCGGCAGCCTGGAACCCTCGCCTCAACACGCTATAAGCATGCACGGAGGCGCTGTGGGATATAGTCCAGTGGATGTTGCCGCATTGGGCGACGCTTCTACCGCTCCACCATCTGTCCCGATGACGGATCTAAATATTCCTGGCATACCTTTGGAGCAGCTTAAACAAATGCTCTCGTCACAACTTGAGTACTATTTCTCCAG AGAGAATTTAGCCAACGATACCTATTTGTTATCACAAATGGATAATGATCAGTATGTGCCGATATGGACAGTAGCAAATTTTAACCAAGTGAAAAAATTGACGAAAGACATTAAACTCATAACTGAGGTGCTTAGAGAGTCTCCCAATGTTCAAGTTGATGAGGAGGGACAGAAAGTTAGGCCCAATCACAAACGATGTATTGTGATACTTCGTGAGATACCGGATAATACTCCGCTGGAAGATGTAAAG aatttattttctggGGAAGGATGCCCGAGGTTTATTTCGTGCGAGTTTGCTCACAATAGTTCGTGGTATGTGACATTCGAGTCGGACGAGGATGCTCAAAAGGCCTACCGGTTTTTACGTGAAGAGGTTCGAGAATTTCAG gGAAAGCCGATAATGGCAAGAATCAAAGCTAAACCAATGAACAGGCTACCGATGCCAACGGTAGCAGGTGTAAGTGGTATAAAGAATGGCTACAGAACTCCACCCCCTCCTCCTGTCTATGATCCAAGCAGTTACACGGCTGGACAGCAACGTTTTCTCTATACGAATGGCACGACCATGCCTCAAACAACTATACCGGCGTACGCAAACCAGGTCGTTTAT caATCGTTTTATCCAACCGGTATGATGCCTTGGGGACCAACTAGTCCCGCTTATTTCGAAATGCCCAATGTCTTTACGATGAACGGAATCACGCCGCACAATACGTTCACACGTTCAAACACAAGATACAATCCTCGACCTAG aactAAACAAAGAAACGGTTCCGATCGAAGCTGTTTAATAGACCCGGCCAATCCCAGCAACAACAGTAACAATcatcatcaccatcatcaccatcatcaCCACCACCATCATCAGCCATCGTCTATGCCGCCGTTAAGTAATCGTAGCTCTCATCCTTCTATGACCGGCGGCGTTGGCAGTGGTGGTAACAATAACGTGTCTCTGAGCTCTGCTACATCCACTTATCATGCTTCGAGTTTGCCTCCTTCGAAACCGCCTGCctcttcatcttcttcttcctACCAGTCCGGCACAAAGTTCCATTCTTCGTCGTCCGCCGTGTCGTCTGTTGAGCACGTAAAGGGAGCTTCCTCCTCGTTGTCCTCCGCGCAGGACCAGGACACAACAACGGCGGTCGAACCCTCCTCCACATCCTCCTCCTCGGCGCCTTCGTTTGCCCGTCACCACCGTATCCATCGCAGGACCAAAGATCAGGACACGAAGGCAACAACCGGGAACAATCATTCGTTGCCGGCAATTAAGGAATCCTTGCCCACGAGTGGAGGTAGCGGTAATAATAGCAACTGTGGCAGCAGTCGCAGTAGCGGAGTGCAGTTTGATCTTGAGGCAGCTGCTTTTCCGCCTCTACCCGGCCTTGACACCGACCACGGCAAAACGTCAACCGACGTAGGTAGCGGTGGTAGTGCCGGCGCTGTCGGCATAGAGTCTTCATCTCAGAATCGATTATCTGACGTTGTCAAGGGTACCGCCAAGCTTAAGGCTGTTGTCAAGGACAAAGAAAGTGGCCACCAACCACAATCTCAATTACAGCAACAGCAACAACCAGTAGCGTCTGTACCAGCAGCGGCGAACACTGCTAGTAGATCTGCTAGTCCTGGAGCGAGTACCGGAGCAGAAGCGCAGGGATGCGTTACTACATCGACGAATTCTGCGAACGCCACGCATATCCTTAATCCGCCGACAGCCAACAACGAGAATACGTCGTCGACCGACGCTGCCGCACTCAGCACAGTCGCGCTCACTCCCCCGTCATCTCCTGATAA ATCTGTAAAGACTGACGACTCGAACATGGTGAACGGTGTGGACGACGCTGTAGTTGCGAATACACATCTGCCGGCGGTGGCCACGTCGACGATAACGACGGCTACGACGACGACAACAGCGATGACGGCAACGTTAGCCGCAGCGACCACAGACGATGGCGAGACTATGACCAGGTGCGACTGTAACAACGTCGTCGTCCCTCCTTCTACTGCCTCTTCACAAAACTCCCAATCACAAACTGGAGTGGCCTCTGCCTTCCCTATA GATCTTACGAGGCCAAGCTATGCCCAAGTAGCACAACATTGCCGCGAGCTACCTTGTACAAAACACAAAACGGACGAAAGGGatagaaatgtttaa